In Ovis aries strain OAR_USU_Benz2616 breed Rambouillet chromosome 14, ARS-UI_Ramb_v3.0, whole genome shotgun sequence, a single genomic region encodes these proteins:
- the ZNF8 gene encoding zinc finger protein 8 isoform X2 encodes MDPEEEAAALAMATGPPAERLQEPVTFRDVAVDFTQEEWGQLGPAQRTLYRDVMLETFGHLLSVGPELPKPDVISQLEQGAELWVAERGLAQGCRPGQDAGPEGRPPAREQGLPEEKGQEGFLGKAPRRATSGEDWERAGRVRGSEQDQGHWRRLQEAAVQDGSLRLGESPGPLPEVSGLERACVPEPRGPSSARSPGAAREDAGSPGAQPRERHERGEASAAARPVLEAELARGPAPDKPYKCADCGKSFNHNAHLTVHRRIHTGERPYACKECGKAFSQNSSLVQHERIHTGHKPYKCAECGKSFCHSTHLTVHRRIHTGEKPYACQDCGRAFNQNSSLGRHRRTHTGEKPFACSVCGKAFSRTTCLFLHLRTHTAERPYECSRCGKGFRHSSSLAQHQRKHAGDGPYDCRQRLLFAPAPAWPEPLSPGEGPPRSDRPFRCGQCGKGFTQSSHLIRHQITHTREQPRGRGRRRPQARSRGPHLARCPLGPPEESPGGGTKAGPPAGRALALFDLHEIMQEKNPVRVIGVEEPAMGTSVLFDITEST; translated from the exons ATGGACCCCGAGGAGGAAGCGGCGGCACTGGCGATGGCTACGGGGCCGCCGGCAGAACGGCTCCAG GAGCCGGTGACTTTCCGGGACGTGGCCGTGGACTTCACCCAGGAGGAGTGGGGGCAGCTGGGCCCGGCCCAGAGGACCCTGTATCGAGACGTGATGCTGGAGACCTTTGGGCATCTGCTCTCCGTGG GGCCTGAGCTTCCCAAACCAGACGTCATCTCCCAGCTGGAGCAAGGGGCTGAGCTGTGGGTGGCGGAGAGAGGACTCGCCCAGGGCTGCCGTCCAG GCCAGGACGCTGGACCGGAGGGTCGACCACCAGCCCGGGAGCAGGGCCTTCCTgaggagaaggggcaggaaggcttcctggggaAGGCGCCGCGTCGCGCCACGTCGGGGGAAGACTGGGAACGGGCGGGCCGGGTCAGGGGGTCCGAGCAGGACCAGGGTCATTGGCGGCGACTCCAGGAAGCCGCGGTTCAGGACGGAAGTCTCAGACTCGGGGAGAGCCCCGGTCCGCTGCCGGAGGTCTCCGGGCTGGAGCGTGCGTGTGTGCCGGAACCTCGGGGTCCGAGCTCGGCGCGCAGCCCCGGCGCCGCCCGTGAGGACGCGGGCTCCCCGGGAGCACAGCCGCGCGAGCGCCACGAGCGCGGCGAGGCGTCCGCGGCGGCGCGGCCTGTGCTGGAGGCGGAGCTGGCGCGGGGCCCCGCGCCCGACAAGCCCTACAAGTGCGCAGACTGCGGCAAGTCCTTCAACCACAACGCGCACCTCACGGTGCACCGGCGCATCCACACGGGCGAGCGGCCCTACGCGTGCAAGGAGTGCGGCAAGGCCTTCAGCCAGAACTCGTCGCTGGTGCAGCACGAGCGCATCCACACGGGCCACAAGCCCTACAAATGCGCCGAGTGCGGCAAGTCCTTCTGCCACAGCACGCACCTCACGGTGCACCGGCGCATccacacgggcgagaagccctACGCCTGCCAGGACTGCGGGCGCGCCTTCAACCAGAACTCGTCGCTGGGCCGCCACCGGCGCACGCACACCGGCGAGAAGCCGTTCGCCTGCAGCGTGTGCGGCAAGGCCTTCTCGCGGACCACCTGCCTGTTCCTGCACCTGCGGACGCACACGGCCGAGCGGCCCTACGAGTGCAGCCGCTGCGGGAAGGGCTTCCGGCACAGCTCGTCGCTGGCGCAGCACCAGCGCAAGCACGCGGGCGACGGGCCCTACGACTGCCGCCAGAGGCTGCTTTTCGCGCCCGCGCCCGCCTGGCCCGAGCCCCTGAGCCCGGGCGAGGGCCCGCCGCGCAGCGACAGGCCCTTCCGGTGCGGCCAGTGCGGCAAGGGGTTCACGCAGAGCTCGCACCTCATCCGCCACCAGATCACGCACACCCGAGAGCAGCCCCGGGGCCGGGGCCGCCGGCGCCCGCAGGCCCGCAGCCGCGGCCCGCACCTCGCGCGGTGCCCGCTCGGGCCCCCGGAGGAGAGCCCTGGGGGCGGGACGAAGGCGGGGCCGCCCGCCGGCAGGGCGCTGGCGCTGTTTGACCTCCACGAGATCATGCAGGAGAAGAACCCGGTGCGCGTTATTGGGGTGGAAGAGCCCGCCATGGGCACGTCCGTGCTGTTTGACATCACGGAGTCCACGTAG
- the ZNF8 gene encoding zinc finger protein 8 isoform X1, with product MGLRNWSRDASTCGVSRHPPRVPLPETPGTASWEPVTFRDVAVDFTQEEWGQLGPAQRTLYRDVMLETFGHLLSVGPELPKPDVISQLEQGAELWVAERGLAQGCRPGQDAGPEGRPPAREQGLPEEKGQEGFLGKAPRRATSGEDWERAGRVRGSEQDQGHWRRLQEAAVQDGSLRLGESPGPLPEVSGLERACVPEPRGPSSARSPGAAREDAGSPGAQPRERHERGEASAAARPVLEAELARGPAPDKPYKCADCGKSFNHNAHLTVHRRIHTGERPYACKECGKAFSQNSSLVQHERIHTGHKPYKCAECGKSFCHSTHLTVHRRIHTGEKPYACQDCGRAFNQNSSLGRHRRTHTGEKPFACSVCGKAFSRTTCLFLHLRTHTAERPYECSRCGKGFRHSSSLAQHQRKHAGDGPYDCRQRLLFAPAPAWPEPLSPGEGPPRSDRPFRCGQCGKGFTQSSHLIRHQITHTREQPRGRGRRRPQARSRGPHLARCPLGPPEESPGGGTKAGPPAGRALALFDLHEIMQEKNPVRVIGVEEPAMGTSVLFDITEST from the exons ATGGGTCTTAGAAACTGGAGTAGAGATGCTTCAACGTGCGGAGTCAGCCGACACCCACCCAGAGTCCCGCTCCCCGAAACCCCGGGCACCGCCTCCTGG GAGCCGGTGACTTTCCGGGACGTGGCCGTGGACTTCACCCAGGAGGAGTGGGGGCAGCTGGGCCCGGCCCAGAGGACCCTGTATCGAGACGTGATGCTGGAGACCTTTGGGCATCTGCTCTCCGTGG GGCCTGAGCTTCCCAAACCAGACGTCATCTCCCAGCTGGAGCAAGGGGCTGAGCTGTGGGTGGCGGAGAGAGGACTCGCCCAGGGCTGCCGTCCAG GCCAGGACGCTGGACCGGAGGGTCGACCACCAGCCCGGGAGCAGGGCCTTCCTgaggagaaggggcaggaaggcttcctggggaAGGCGCCGCGTCGCGCCACGTCGGGGGAAGACTGGGAACGGGCGGGCCGGGTCAGGGGGTCCGAGCAGGACCAGGGTCATTGGCGGCGACTCCAGGAAGCCGCGGTTCAGGACGGAAGTCTCAGACTCGGGGAGAGCCCCGGTCCGCTGCCGGAGGTCTCCGGGCTGGAGCGTGCGTGTGTGCCGGAACCTCGGGGTCCGAGCTCGGCGCGCAGCCCCGGCGCCGCCCGTGAGGACGCGGGCTCCCCGGGAGCACAGCCGCGCGAGCGCCACGAGCGCGGCGAGGCGTCCGCGGCGGCGCGGCCTGTGCTGGAGGCGGAGCTGGCGCGGGGCCCCGCGCCCGACAAGCCCTACAAGTGCGCAGACTGCGGCAAGTCCTTCAACCACAACGCGCACCTCACGGTGCACCGGCGCATCCACACGGGCGAGCGGCCCTACGCGTGCAAGGAGTGCGGCAAGGCCTTCAGCCAGAACTCGTCGCTGGTGCAGCACGAGCGCATCCACACGGGCCACAAGCCCTACAAATGCGCCGAGTGCGGCAAGTCCTTCTGCCACAGCACGCACCTCACGGTGCACCGGCGCATccacacgggcgagaagccctACGCCTGCCAGGACTGCGGGCGCGCCTTCAACCAGAACTCGTCGCTGGGCCGCCACCGGCGCACGCACACCGGCGAGAAGCCGTTCGCCTGCAGCGTGTGCGGCAAGGCCTTCTCGCGGACCACCTGCCTGTTCCTGCACCTGCGGACGCACACGGCCGAGCGGCCCTACGAGTGCAGCCGCTGCGGGAAGGGCTTCCGGCACAGCTCGTCGCTGGCGCAGCACCAGCGCAAGCACGCGGGCGACGGGCCCTACGACTGCCGCCAGAGGCTGCTTTTCGCGCCCGCGCCCGCCTGGCCCGAGCCCCTGAGCCCGGGCGAGGGCCCGCCGCGCAGCGACAGGCCCTTCCGGTGCGGCCAGTGCGGCAAGGGGTTCACGCAGAGCTCGCACCTCATCCGCCACCAGATCACGCACACCCGAGAGCAGCCCCGGGGCCGGGGCCGCCGGCGCCCGCAGGCCCGCAGCCGCGGCCCGCACCTCGCGCGGTGCCCGCTCGGGCCCCCGGAGGAGAGCCCTGGGGGCGGGACGAAGGCGGGGCCGCCCGCCGGCAGGGCGCTGGCGCTGTTTGACCTCCACGAGATCATGCAGGAGAAGAACCCGGTGCGCGTTATTGGGGTGGAAGAGCCCGCCATGGGCACGTCCGTGCTGTTTGACATCACGGAGTCCACGTAG